The Terriglobia bacterium genome includes a window with the following:
- a CDS encoding PIG-L family deacetylase: MKFHNAGSEIYVPDGSPAEPAVARTTHFAIGAHQDDLEIMAYQGILECFGRQDKHFTGVTVTNGAGSPRDDLYASYSDEDMQQVRRVEQRKAAYIGEYSAQVFLDYTSGAVKDKNNPDVVADLKQLLNAAQAKVVYTHNLADKHDTHVGVALRVIQAIRSLPANTRPEKLYGCEVWRGLDWLNDDDKVLFDVSAHENLAMSLVGVFDSQICGGKRYDLATAGRRRANATYFASHATDVAESVIFGIDLTPLVKDDQLDPVRYITSFIDRFSQEVSARVTKFR; this comes from the coding sequence ATGAAGTTTCATAACGCAGGATCAGAAATCTATGTGCCGGACGGCAGCCCGGCTGAGCCGGCGGTGGCCCGAACGACCCACTTTGCCATTGGCGCGCATCAGGATGATCTCGAAATCATGGCCTATCAAGGAATCCTGGAGTGCTTTGGCAGGCAGGACAAGCACTTTACCGGAGTGACGGTAACCAACGGCGCCGGCAGCCCGCGCGACGATCTTTATGCCAGTTACAGCGATGAAGACATGCAACAGGTCCGCCGCGTTGAACAGCGCAAGGCCGCCTACATTGGAGAGTATTCAGCGCAGGTGTTTCTTGACTATACCAGCGGCGCGGTCAAGGACAAGAACAATCCTGATGTGGTCGCTGACCTGAAGCAACTGTTGAATGCTGCGCAGGCCAAAGTCGTTTACACGCACAACCTGGCCGACAAGCACGACACGCACGTTGGCGTCGCGCTTCGAGTCATTCAGGCCATCCGCAGCCTGCCTGCCAACACACGCCCGGAGAAGCTCTATGGCTGCGAGGTCTGGCGCGGCCTTGATTGGCTGAATGACGATGACAAGGTGCTATTCGACGTGAGCGCGCATGAGAACCTGGCGATGTCGCTGGTAGGCGTCTTTGACTCGCAGATTTGCGGCGGCAAACGCTATGACCTGGCGACCGCAGGGCGTCGCAGAGCGAACGCCACCTACTTTGCTTCACACGCGACCGACGTGGCCGAATCAGTGATCTTCGGAATCGATTTGACGCCCCTGGTCAAAGACGACCAACTTGACCCCGTCCGGTACATCACCAGCTTCATTGACCGCTTCTCGCAGGAAGTGTCGGCGCGCGTTACAAAGTTCCGCTAA
- a CDS encoding ROK family protein, giving the protein MTGLHELATARIKPSLHPQFAPAVLADHAYLEMAKESGKAVPLVIGLERDDGSVSVYRTQAFGEGHPLASLNLRYAERTLKMLLWQRGGWRVIVGGPRSIGEHLRQVYSSAGARAFDSDFMGGVYERPFTVDITSADKAPDASEGSLEIGRHLDGCRIGFDLGATDRKVAAVIDGQSVFSEEIVWDPRNSSDPGYHFNEIMAGLKSAASRMPRVDAIGGSSAGVYINNRPRVGSLFRGIPKDLFEKKTTRLFLDLQEAWGGIPFAVVNDGEVTALAGSMSLNDNAVLGIALGSSQAGGYVTPTGGISTWLDELAFVPVDYDPQAPADEWSGDPGVGAQYFSQQAVFRLAPVAGIQLDEKLGPADQLKSVQSLLSKGDDRARKVFETIGVYTGYGVAHYADFYELRHVLILGRVTSGDGGNIVLEKAQEVLRAEFPELVDQVELHLPDEKTRRVGQAVAAASLPATH; this is encoded by the coding sequence ATGACCGGACTTCATGAACTCGCCACGGCCCGCATCAAGCCTTCCTTGCACCCGCAGTTCGCGCCCGCCGTTCTTGCCGACCACGCGTATTTGGAGATGGCGAAGGAGTCGGGAAAAGCGGTCCCACTGGTGATTGGCCTGGAGCGAGACGACGGTTCGGTCTCGGTTTACCGGACACAGGCGTTCGGCGAGGGACACCCATTGGCTTCGCTGAACCTTCGCTATGCGGAACGGACCCTCAAGATGCTCCTCTGGCAGCGAGGCGGGTGGCGCGTGATCGTGGGCGGCCCCAGGAGCATCGGCGAGCATCTTCGGCAGGTCTATTCTTCCGCCGGAGCGCGCGCGTTCGATTCCGACTTTATGGGCGGGGTTTATGAGCGCCCGTTCACGGTTGACATTACCTCCGCCGACAAGGCGCCCGACGCTTCCGAAGGCTCGCTTGAAATCGGCCGGCACCTGGATGGCTGCCGCATCGGGTTCGATCTGGGGGCGACGGACCGCAAGGTGGCAGCGGTGATTGACGGCCAGTCAGTGTTCAGCGAAGAAATCGTTTGGGACCCGCGAAACTCCTCCGACCCCGGCTACCACTTCAATGAGATTATGGCCGGGCTAAAGTCCGCGGCAAGCCGCATGCCCCGGGTGGACGCCATTGGAGGGAGTTCCGCCGGGGTTTACATCAATAACCGGCCGAGAGTTGGGTCGCTTTTCCGGGGAATCCCCAAGGACCTTTTTGAAAAAAAGACAACGCGCCTTTTCCTCGATTTGCAGGAGGCATGGGGCGGCATCCCGTTTGCGGTGGTAAACGATGGCGAAGTCACGGCGCTGGCCGGGTCAATGTCATTGAATGACAACGCTGTGCTGGGGATTGCGCTGGGTTCCAGCCAGGCTGGCGGCTACGTAACGCCGACGGGAGGCATTAGCACGTGGCTTGATGAGCTGGCTTTTGTGCCGGTGGATTACGATCCGCAGGCTCCCGCGGACGAGTGGTCAGGCGATCCCGGCGTGGGCGCTCAGTATTTTTCCCAGCAGGCGGTCTTTCGCCTGGCGCCCGTGGCAGGAATCCAGCTTGATGAAAAGCTTGGCCCGGCAGACCAGTTAAAGTCCGTCCAGAGCCTCTTAAGCAAGGGCGATGACCGCGCGCGTAAAGTCTTCGAAACGATTGGCGTTTATACAGGCTATGGAGTGGCCCATTACGCCGATTTCTACGAATTGCGCCATGTGCTGATCCTGGGCCGCGTGACATCAGGCGACGGCGGAAACATCGTCCTCGAAAAGGCACAGGAAGTGTTGCGGGCGGAATTTCCAGAACTGGTGGACCAGGTCGAATTGCACTTGCCGGATGAAAAAACGCGTCGTGTGGGCCAGGCCGTGGCGGCCGCAAGCCTGCCTGCCACTCATTAA